The following proteins are co-located in the Clostridiales bacterium genome:
- a CDS encoding ABC transporter permease yields the protein MAASPVEAYKERKLKGRKPWLKPARTYKGKWIRFYIILGCAIMILIIAIIGPYFTPYDPIETNFAAKLLPPSSDHLFGTDNVGRDVLSRIVHGAGNSFSLAFFMVAVIATIGTTLGIISGYFGGVVDTVIMRIADVLLAFPDTVFAIALVGAMGPNLLNTILALAVIWWTKYARVTRGLASSFRNREFIIQARFGGADTGRIVYKYILPNILPQVLIMATLDIGGMMLSLASLSFLGLASQPPNPEWGYMLYEGKTYLQASPWLIWFPGLVLFITVIVFNLLGDSLRDLLDPKGK from the coding sequence ATGGCAGCTTCCCCTGTTGAAGCATATAAAGAGAGAAAGTTAAAGGGGAGAAAACCGTGGCTGAAACCTGCAAGAACCTACAAAGGCAAATGGATTAGATTCTATATTATTCTTGGCTGTGCCATTATGATTCTAATTATAGCAATAATAGGCCCGTATTTTACCCCTTATGATCCTATCGAAACAAACTTTGCGGCAAAGCTTCTGCCGCCGTCGTCCGACCATTTGTTCGGTACGGACAATGTGGGGCGAGACGTATTGTCCCGTATCGTACACGGTGCGGGCAATTCTTTTAGTCTGGCGTTCTTTATGGTTGCAGTCATTGCGACAATTGGGACAACCCTTGGCATTATTTCCGGGTATTTTGGCGGCGTAGTAGATACAGTAATTATGAGAATTGCCGACGTACTTCTCGCTTTTCCGGACACGGTTTTTGCTATTGCGTTAGTAGGTGCGATGGGTCCCAACCTTTTGAATACCATACTGGCGTTAGCGGTAATTTGGTGGACAAAGTACGCGAGAGTAACAAGAGGACTTGCATCCTCTTTTCGGAACCGGGAATTCATAATCCAGGCACGTTTTGGAGGAGCAGATACAGGCAGGATTGTGTATAAATATATTTTGCCAAACATCCTTCCGCAAGTACTGATTATGGCGACTCTCGACATCGGTGGGATGATGCTTTCCCTTGCCAGTCTGTCATTTTTGGGATTGGCATCTCAACCGCCTAACCCGGAATGGGGATATATGCTCTACGAGGGAAAAACATATCTGCAGGCATCGCCATGGCTCATATGGTTTCCCGGGCTGGTACTGTTTATAACCGTAATTGTTTTTAATCTTCTAGGAGATAGTTTGAGAGACTTACTTGATCCTAAGGGTAAATGA
- a CDS encoding ABC transporter permease, producing MKKTILNRIAQLFFVLLGVSFLTFIVAHSTPSDPAEMKYEVLGIIPSEELLEQTREEMGLNDPVFVQYCRWVKNVLNGNLGESSKYGEPVLRQMMRKLPMTIKLAAVSGLVMISLSFPLGIYTAVKQNKFSDYFIRFLSFMGMSLPNFWLALILMYIFSVKLGWFHVISKDSFKDMILPVVTLAISLVSRYVRQVRAAILEELNSDYVMGARARGIPERTILFKHVMANAILPIITLMGLSLGSLLGGTAVIETIFSWRGIGDMVVQGIRVRDYHLIQGYVLWMAVIYVGVNLLVDMTQQFLDPQIRLKRRVD from the coding sequence ATGAAAAAAACTATTCTCAACAGAATCGCACAGTTATTTTTTGTGCTGTTAGGCGTTTCGTTTTTGACGTTCATTGTTGCGCATTCAACACCGAGCGATCCGGCTGAAATGAAGTATGAAGTGCTTGGCATTATACCATCCGAGGAGCTATTGGAGCAGACCAGAGAGGAAATGGGACTAAACGACCCTGTATTCGTGCAATACTGCCGCTGGGTTAAAAATGTGCTGAACGGGAATTTGGGCGAATCCTCAAAATACGGCGAGCCCGTTTTAAGGCAGATGATGCGAAAGCTGCCAATGACAATAAAGCTGGCAGCAGTATCAGGCTTGGTAATGATTTCGCTGTCTTTTCCGCTGGGCATATATACCGCAGTTAAGCAAAATAAGTTTTCGGATTATTTTATTCGATTTCTGTCCTTTATGGGAATGTCTTTGCCTAATTTCTGGCTGGCACTAATCCTTATGTACATATTTTCAGTTAAGCTGGGCTGGTTTCATGTAATCTCCAAAGATAGCTTTAAAGATATGATTCTTCCAGTAGTAACGCTTGCAATTTCGCTGGTCAGCAGATATGTGCGCCAGGTTCGTGCAGCAATCCTTGAGGAGCTGAATTCTGATTATGTTATGGGCGCCAGAGCCAGAGGGATTCCTGAACGGACGATTTTGTTCAAGCACGTCATGGCAAATGCAATCCTGCCTATCATTACCCTTATGGGTCTTTCCCTGGGAAGTCTTTTAGGAGGAACTGCTGTCATCGAAACTATTTTCTCGTGGCGAGGCATAGGCGACATGGTTGTTCAGGGCATACGTGTCAGGGACTACCACTTGATTCAAGGATATGTATTGTGGATGGCAGTAATTTATGTAGGTGTAAATCTTCTGGTTGATATGACACAACAGTTCTTAGACCCGCAGATCAGGCTAAAAAGGAGAGTGGACTGA
- a CDS encoding glycine/betaine ABC transporter substrate-binding protein: MKRRLKTIAAILAIALAMVSFAGCGEDKIVIGSKDFGENIVLGEMFAQLIEKNTDLKVTRKLNMGGTFVCFEAIKKGDIDIYPEYTGTGLTAQLKMDVVGDPDEAYRIVSEEFDKQYEITWLKPLGFNNTYTLAVTNEVYEQYGIETYSDLAKISDNLVFGAEHEFFDRQDGYDGLVAFYDMTFKGDPKKMNTALKYQAIGNGDMDVTDAFATDGPIKQYNLKVLEDDKGFFPPYYAAPIVRNETLEKYPELSELFDRLSGLLDDATMTELNYLIDVEGKDVEVVARDFLTEQGLI, from the coding sequence ATGAAAAGAAGATTAAAAACAATTGCGGCGATTCTGGCAATCGCGCTGGCAATGGTATCTTTTGCGGGGTGCGGAGAAGATAAGATCGTTATAGGATCCAAAGACTTTGGCGAAAATATCGTTCTTGGAGAAATGTTTGCACAATTAATTGAGAAAAACACAGATTTAAAGGTAACGAGAAAATTAAATATGGGAGGAACCTTCGTCTGCTTCGAAGCAATTAAGAAAGGGGACATTGATATCTACCCAGAGTATACGGGCACCGGTCTCACCGCGCAGCTAAAGATGGATGTGGTCGGAGATCCTGATGAAGCATACCGTATTGTTTCCGAGGAGTTTGACAAGCAGTATGAAATCACATGGCTAAAGCCGCTTGGTTTTAATAATACCTATACGCTGGCAGTAACAAACGAAGTTTATGAACAATATGGAATTGAAACCTATAGTGACCTGGCAAAGATCTCAGACAACTTGGTCTTCGGTGCTGAACATGAATTTTTTGATCGTCAGGATGGATACGACGGACTTGTTGCATTCTATGATATGACTTTTAAGGGAGATCCCAAAAAAATGAATACTGCACTGAAATATCAGGCAATAGGCAATGGAGACATGGATGTAACCGATGCATTTGCAACAGATGGTCCCATTAAGCAGTACAACCTAAAAGTACTGGAGGATGACAAGGGCTTTTTCCCGCCTTACTATGCTGCACCGATCGTTCGAAATGAAACTTTGGAAAAATACCCAGAGCTTTCTGAACTTTTTGACAGACTGAGTGGTCTGCTGGATGACGCAACAATGACAGAATTAAATTATCTGATTGATGTAGAGGGGAAAGATGTAGAAGTCGTAGCAAGAGACTTCTTAACAGAGCAGGGGCTTATTTAA
- a CDS encoding ABC transporter ATP-binding protein: MNVLEVKDLCVSYYEKNAVNNVSFTVPENKIVAIVGESGSGKSTIIKAVIKLLSSGGEITGGDILFNGKDITKLTGEQMRKLRGKEIAMIFQDAGAYLNPRLKIGSQYLETILVHQPISKAEAKELAEKMLLKLKLADPERIMKSYPFQLSGGMKQRVAIAMAMSMEPKLLLADEPTSALDVTVQAQVVHEMMTLRDELGTSIIIVTHNMGVASRMADYIAVMCEGELMEFGTRDQVIETPKSDYTKTLLSVVPELKEVSLE; this comes from the coding sequence ATGAATGTATTGGAAGTAAAGGATTTATGCGTTTCTTACTATGAGAAAAATGCAGTAAATAATGTGAGTTTTACGGTGCCTGAAAACAAGATTGTCGCCATTGTAGGTGAATCTGGCAGCGGAAAAAGTACCATCATAAAAGCGGTTATAAAGCTGCTGTCATCAGGTGGTGAAATTACCGGCGGTGATATACTGTTTAACGGTAAGGACATAACAAAGCTGACAGGCGAACAGATGCGCAAGCTCCGAGGAAAAGAAATTGCAATGATATTTCAGGATGCGGGCGCTTATTTAAACCCACGGTTAAAAATAGGCAGTCAGTATCTGGAAACGATTCTTGTGCATCAGCCTATCAGTAAGGCGGAAGCGAAAGAACTTGCGGAGAAAATGCTGTTAAAGCTAAAACTAGCTGATCCTGAAAGAATCATGAAATCCTATCCCTTCCAGTTATCCGGAGGAATGAAACAACGAGTAGCGATTGCTATGGCAATGAGTATGGAGCCAAAACTCCTGCTTGCAGACGAACCTACCAGTGCCTTGGACGTTACCGTCCAGGCACAGGTGGTTCATGAAATGATGACTCTTCGAGATGAGCTCGGAACTTCCATTATAATCGTGACCCATAATATGGGTGTTGCTTCCCGAATGGCGGATTACATTGCCGTCATGTGCGAAGGTGAGCTGATGGAGTTTGGTACAAGAGACCAGGTTATCGAAACCCCAAAGAGCGATTATACAAAGACTCTGTTGTCTGTTGTTCCTGAGCTAAAGGAGGTAAGCCTTGAGTAA
- a CDS encoding ABC transporter ATP-binding protein, producing MSNILELIHVKTEFEVDSGKKLKAVNDVSFKIKKGECFAVVGESGCGKSTIAKLVTHIEKVTDGQIVFDGKDITDIKKGELKRYRRNVQMIFQHPSEVFSPRMKIGAFLMEPWINFEKKAKQEAREEAYHALDRVKLPKESFNKYPHEFSGGELQRVSIARAIALHPKLLICDEATSALDVSIQKDIIDLLKQQQTEYGFAILFICHDLALVEDFCDTVAVMYLGKIVEVMHSNCLRDALHPYSKALLASVFSVHDSRDKKINILHGEPPSPIDLPEGCSFCARCKYNMELCKTEQPLLQEVNPGHYVACHRLHNRYTIGSSDSSPLD from the coding sequence TTGAGTAACATTTTAGAGCTGATTCATGTCAAAACCGAATTTGAAGTAGACAGCGGCAAAAAGCTAAAAGCTGTGAACGATGTAAGCTTTAAAATTAAGAAGGGTGAGTGTTTTGCAGTCGTAGGTGAATCCGGATGCGGTAAAAGTACCATTGCAAAGCTTGTAACTCATATTGAAAAGGTGACAGACGGTCAGATCGTATTTGATGGCAAAGATATTACTGACATAAAAAAAGGCGAGCTAAAACGGTATCGGCGTAATGTGCAGATGATTTTTCAGCATCCCTCAGAGGTATTCAGCCCTCGTATGAAGATCGGTGCCTTCCTTATGGAGCCGTGGATTAATTTCGAAAAAAAGGCGAAGCAAGAGGCAAGAGAGGAAGCGTACCATGCGCTTGACAGGGTAAAACTTCCAAAGGAGTCTTTTAACAAGTATCCCCACGAGTTTTCCGGAGGCGAGCTGCAAAGAGTATCAATAGCCAGGGCTATTGCTCTTCATCCAAAGCTGCTTATCTGCGACGAGGCGACAAGTGCTCTGGATGTATCGATACAAAAGGACATCATCGATTTACTCAAGCAGCAACAGACAGAATATGGATTTGCAATCCTCTTTATTTGTCATGATTTAGCGTTGGTAGAGGATTTCTGCGATACGGTTGCAGTTATGTATCTGGGCAAGATTGTGGAAGTTATGCATTCTAACTGCCTGCGTGACGCTCTGCATCCGTATTCAAAGGCGCTTTTGGCATCGGTTTTCAGTGTGCATGATTCTCGGGATAAAAAAATAAACATCTTGCATGGAGAACCACCAAGCCCTATCGATCTGCCTGAGGGCTGTAGCTTCTGCGCACGCTGTAAGTACAATATGGAACTATGCAAGACAGAGCAGCCTCTTTTACAAGAAGTGAACCCCGGGCATTATGTGGCATGTCATAGGTTACACAATCGGTACACAATCGGTTCGAGCGATAGTTCACCACTTGACTAA
- the ald gene encoding alanine dehydrogenase — translation MIIGVPKEIKNNENRVGMTPGGAKTYVNKGHKVIIETHAGEGSGFTDEEYIAAGCEIYTDVKKLFADADMIVKVKEPLEQEYGLFKEGQILYTYLHLAPAPKLTEALLKAKVKGVAFETVQLSNRELPLLTPMSEVAGRMSIQVGATLLQKYNGGLGVLLGGVPGVAPAEVVIVGGGKVGTNAAKMAVGMGAKVTVLDMSLARLAYLDDIFNGRITTLVSNEYNLEESIKKADLLVGSVLIPGKAAPKVVSEDMVKKMKKGSVIVDVAIDQGGSIATIDRVTTHDNPSYEKHGVVHYSVANMPGAVPRTSTIALEGATLPYGLMLAEKGLERAVLENESLMKGLNVYEGHVTYQGVADSLGLEYVDPYSLMK, via the coding sequence ATGATTATCGGTGTACCAAAAGAAATTAAAAATAATGAAAACAGAGTAGGCATGACTCCCGGAGGAGCTAAGACTTACGTCAACAAAGGACATAAGGTTATCATTGAAACCCATGCGGGTGAAGGCAGTGGATTTACGGATGAAGAATACATAGCTGCAGGCTGTGAGATTTATACTGATGTGAAAAAACTTTTTGCAGATGCGGACATGATTGTTAAGGTTAAAGAACCGCTTGAGCAGGAATACGGACTCTTTAAAGAAGGGCAAATTCTGTATACCTACCTTCATCTTGCGCCTGCTCCGAAATTGACGGAAGCCCTGCTGAAAGCAAAGGTTAAGGGTGTTGCATTTGAAACCGTGCAGCTTTCCAATCGTGAACTGCCTCTGTTGACTCCAATGAGCGAAGTTGCAGGAAGAATGTCCATTCAGGTAGGTGCTACACTGCTTCAGAAATATAACGGTGGACTTGGTGTTCTCCTTGGCGGAGTTCCTGGTGTCGCACCAGCAGAAGTTGTCATCGTAGGCGGCGGCAAAGTAGGAACCAACGCAGCAAAGATGGCTGTTGGAATGGGCGCAAAGGTAACTGTTTTGGATATGAGCCTTGCCAGACTTGCGTATCTTGACGATATTTTCAACGGCAGAATTACCACTCTGGTTTCTAATGAGTACAACCTGGAAGAGTCCATCAAAAAAGCTGATTTGTTAGTAGGAAGCGTCCTCATCCCGGGTAAGGCAGCGCCGAAGGTTGTCAGCGAAGATATGGTAAAGAAGATGAAAAAAGGTTCCGTCATTGTAGATGTTGCCATTGACCAGGGCGGCTCCATTGCCACAATTGATAGAGTAACGACTCATGACAATCCTTCTTATGAAAAACATGGCGTAGTTCATTATTCTGTAGCCAATATGCCCGGAGCAGTTCCAAGAACCTCCACCATTGCTTTGGAAGGCGCTACACTCCCATATGGACTGATGCTTGCAGAAAAGGGACTGGAGAGAGCCGTTCTGGAAAACGAATCCTTGATGAAGGGACTGAATGTATATGAAGGTCATGTGACTTATCAGGGTGTAGCAGACAGCTTGGGACTTGAATACGTAGACCCATATTCATTGATGAAATAA
- a CDS encoding sodium ion-translocating decarboxylase subunit beta, protein MIGVALLFLFLAINKGFEPLLLVPIAFGMLLSNLPLTGIFDHTISAFDAYLDPSKQETAGGLFYLFYSFNKLGIFPPLIFLGIGAMTDFAPLIANPKSLLLGAAAQLGIFFTFLGAVLFFGFTAQEAASIGIIGGADGPTAIFITTKLAPHLLGAIAVAAYSYMALVPVIQPPIMKALTTKKERVIKMEQLRVVSHREKILFPIMVTVIVVLILPAAAPLVGMLMLGNLFKESGVTARLSDTASNALINIVTILLGISVGASAQGPTFLVPATIQIIVLGILAFAVGTAGGVLLAKLMNVLTGGKINPLIGSAGVSAVPMAARVSQKVGQQYNSTNFLLMHAMGPNVAGVIGSAVAAGVMLSMFG, encoded by the coding sequence ATGATCGGTGTTGCGCTCTTATTTCTGTTTCTGGCGATTAATAAAGGGTTTGAACCGTTGCTGCTGGTTCCGATAGCGTTTGGAATGCTGCTGTCAAATCTGCCTCTGACGGGTATCTTTGATCATACGATATCTGCGTTTGACGCATATTTGGATCCTAGCAAACAGGAAACGGCAGGAGGGCTATTTTATCTGTTCTATTCATTCAACAAGCTGGGCATATTCCCACCGCTTATTTTCCTTGGCATCGGCGCTATGACAGATTTTGCACCGCTGATTGCTAATCCAAAGTCGCTTCTTTTAGGAGCAGCCGCCCAGCTGGGTATTTTCTTCACCTTTTTGGGCGCGGTACTGTTTTTCGGATTTACTGCACAGGAGGCGGCCTCCATCGGTATTATCGGGGGAGCGGACGGGCCTACGGCCATCTTCATTACAACAAAGCTTGCGCCACATTTATTGGGTGCGATTGCCGTTGCCGCATATTCGTACATGGCGCTGGTTCCTGTAATCCAGCCTCCGATTATGAAGGCGCTGACTACAAAAAAAGAACGTGTAATTAAGATGGAACAGCTTAGAGTCGTTAGCCACAGAGAGAAGATTTTGTTTCCTATTATGGTAACTGTCATCGTTGTTTTGATCCTGCCCGCTGCGGCTCCGCTGGTCGGAATGCTGATGCTGGGAAATCTTTTTAAAGAGAGCGGTGTTACAGCAAGGCTATCGGATACAGCCTCCAATGCATTAATTAATATTGTTACCATACTATTGGGTATTTCTGTAGGCGCATCTGCACAGGGACCAACGTTCCTTGTTCCAGCCACGATTCAGATCATCGTGCTGGGGATTCTCGCTTTTGCAGTGGGCACCGCTGGAGGTGTACTGCTCGCAAAGTTGATGAATGTTCTGACAGGAGGAAAAATCAACCCATTAATTGGGTCTGCGGGTGTATCTGCCGTACCTATGGCAGCCAGAGTCTCGCAAAAGGTTGGTCAGCAGTATAATTCAACGAATTTCCTGTTGATGCATGCAATGGGGCCAAATGTAGCAGGTGTTATCGGTTCGGCTGTAGCCGCCGGTGTAATGCTTTCTATGTTTGGCTAA
- a CDS encoding ABC transporter permease → MTLLEFFIVNQKDILGCLIRHFQLVGISVIAGMLIAVPLGIFLTRVRRIAPLVLNFAGMIQTIPGLVMLGFALLLFGIGLLPALLVLSIYAILPILHNTYTGITEVEKSYIEAARGIGMTDSQILLKVELPLALSTIVGGIRTSTVFTVSWATLAGLIGAGGLGDLIWTGLSTYNTNFILAGAIPSAIVAVILSGLIHLIQKKLTPRGLKGVSA, encoded by the coding sequence ATGACGCTACTAGAATTTTTTATCGTGAATCAGAAAGATATTCTGGGATGCCTCATCAGGCATTTTCAGCTCGTCGGAATATCTGTCATTGCAGGGATGCTGATCGCAGTTCCGCTGGGCATTTTTCTTACCAGGGTTAGGCGCATTGCGCCCCTTGTACTGAATTTTGCCGGTATGATACAAACCATCCCCGGTCTGGTCATGCTGGGGTTCGCTCTGCTTCTCTTCGGAATCGGGCTGCTGCCCGCATTGCTTGTCCTCAGCATCTACGCAATCCTGCCGATTTTGCATAATACCTATACCGGAATCACTGAAGTTGAAAAGAGCTATATTGAGGCAGCCAGGGGCATCGGAATGACTGACAGTCAGATTTTATTGAAAGTCGAGCTGCCCCTTGCACTATCTACCATCGTAGGAGGGATCAGGACCTCAACCGTGTTTACTGTCAGCTGGGCAACCCTCGCAGGACTCATCGGTGCTGGAGGACTGGGTGATCTGATTTGGACAGGTTTGTCGACCTATAATACAAACTTTATTCTTGCGGGTGCAATTCCCTCAGCAATTGTTGCGGTTATTTTAAGCGGACTGATACACCTGATACAGAAAAAACTTACGCCGAGAGGCCTCAAGGGGGTGAGCGCATGA
- a CDS encoding ABC transporter substrate-binding protein, which yields MKKLTRRLLSVLLAVGIIATLIAGCSSKTEDTADRNTQTKHVNAALSYMEPGLDPSNGTYGWVTIRMGVTECLVKLNDDVEVEPLLATDVKNIDDLTWEITIRDGVTFSNGTPVTAETVKQCLDRTLKLSSRAVNLSKISSMVADGQTLTVTTSEPNGAFKNNLCEPVFSIYDASQSDEDINHAVIGTGPFKVTAFAPEQSAELAKNETYWGGEVGLDTVSITYISDAEARKMALQSGELDIATNIDMASATLFSDASQYNISTSDSLRVYNARINTKEVSPLKDDKLREALSYAVDREAYAELIGGSAAHGVFADATPFGNKTVTAVLTYDKEKAMKLLDDAGYIDVNGDGIREKKDGSELTLIFMVKGSFGSSDAGVLATAIQSDFKAVGINMELRSMESSGHSEPDTYWDFYTIQNNTATTGDPQSFLEALYASDSAIGYHSDKIDEILEKLNSTFDIQARYKLAAEATQHLNENTADLYLTNGYLITISNAKVQNANQPVCDYYFLTKDITVK from the coding sequence ATGAAAAAACTGACAAGAAGACTTTTATCCGTACTTTTGGCTGTTGGAATCATTGCAACACTTATAGCAGGCTGCAGCAGCAAAACTGAGGATACCGCGGACCGAAACACACAGACAAAGCATGTAAATGCTGCTCTGTCTTACATGGAGCCTGGACTTGACCCAAGCAACGGGACTTACGGCTGGGTGACGATTCGTATGGGTGTAACCGAATGCCTGGTTAAACTGAATGACGATGTCGAGGTTGAGCCGTTGCTTGCCACAGATGTTAAAAACATTGACGATCTAACCTGGGAAATTACCATCCGTGACGGTGTCACATTCTCAAACGGTACCCCTGTTACCGCTGAAACAGTGAAACAGTGCCTGGATCGTACTCTAAAGCTTAGCAGCAGAGCCGTAAACCTTTCCAAGATTTCCTCAATGGTAGCAGACGGACAGACACTCACAGTAACAACTTCAGAACCTAACGGCGCTTTTAAGAACAACTTGTGTGAACCTGTGTTCAGTATCTATGATGCATCTCAAAGCGACGAGGATATCAATCATGCCGTTATAGGAACCGGCCCCTTTAAAGTAACTGCTTTTGCGCCTGAGCAGTCCGCTGAACTTGCGAAAAATGAAACTTACTGGGGCGGTGAAGTCGGTCTTGATACCGTCTCGATCACCTATATTTCTGATGCAGAAGCTCGTAAGATGGCGCTTCAGTCCGGGGAACTTGATATTGCGACAAACATTGATATGGCCAGTGCGACACTGTTCTCAGACGCAAGTCAGTATAACATCTCAACGTCAGACAGCCTCCGTGTATACAACGCGCGGATCAACACCAAAGAGGTTAGCCCGCTGAAAGATGATAAACTGAGAGAGGCTCTTTCTTATGCGGTTGACAGGGAAGCCTACGCTGAGCTGATTGGCGGAAGTGCTGCTCACGGCGTGTTCGCTGACGCTACGCCATTCGGCAACAAGACGGTAACAGCTGTTCTAACTTATGACAAAGAGAAAGCAATGAAGCTCCTTGATGATGCCGGTTATATAGATGTAAACGGTGACGGTATCCGTGAAAAGAAAGACGGCTCTGAACTGACATTGATTTTCATGGTTAAGGGTTCTTTCGGTTCCAGCGATGCCGGCGTCCTTGCAACAGCAATACAGTCTGACTTTAAGGCAGTAGGTATTAACATGGAGCTCCGGTCAATGGAAAGTTCAGGGCATTCCGAGCCAGATACCTACTGGGATTTCTATACCATTCAGAACAACACAGCTACAACCGGAGATCCGCAGTCTTTCCTGGAAGCTCTGTATGCAAGCGATTCGGCAATCGGCTATCACAGTGACAAGATTGACGAAATCCTTGAAAAGCTAAATTCTACCTTCGACATACAGGCGCGTTACAAGCTGGCCGCAGAGGCAACGCAGCATCTTAATGAGAATACAGCAGATCTGTACTTGACAAACGGTTATTTGATTACGATCTCTAATGCAAAGGTACAAAATGCCAATCAGCCTGTATGCGACTACTATTTCCTGACAAAGGATATCACAGTAAAATAA
- a CDS encoding ABC transporter permease, with translation MSNLMPLIIEHLLIVLIAASISVIIGVGLGILSYWVRYLDKAILWTAEIIQTIPNLALLAMLMILFGLGNITIVAALVLYALLPIVRNTYIGLKSVPIYLKDAAKGMGMSKLQRLLKVEMPLSFPLIFSGIKIAVVNSLSIAVMGVLIGAGGLGYPIYRGIQTNSMERILTGAIPVVLMALLMDYVMTKVEKRLVHKGNVN, from the coding sequence ATGAGTAACCTAATGCCGCTAATCATAGAGCATCTTCTAATTGTGCTCATTGCTGCATCGATCTCCGTAATAATCGGAGTTGGGCTTGGGATCTTGTCATACTGGGTTCGTTACTTGGATAAAGCAATCCTATGGACGGCTGAAATTATTCAGACCATTCCCAATCTGGCACTGCTTGCCATGCTTATGATCTTATTTGGTCTAGGTAATATTACCATAGTGGCTGCTCTTGTGCTTTATGCTCTGCTCCCTATTGTTCGAAACACTTACATTGGACTGAAATCGGTACCGATTTACTTGAAAGATGCAGCAAAGGGAATGGGAATGAGCAAGCTGCAGCGTTTGTTGAAGGTAGAAATGCCGCTGTCTTTCCCCCTAATCTTTTCAGGGATTAAGATCGCGGTAGTCAACTCCCTTTCCATTGCGGTTATGGGTGTCCTGATCGGAGCTGGAGGACTTGGGTATCCGATCTACAGAGGAATACAGACAAACAGCATGGAAAGGATTCTTACAGGGGCCATTCCTGTTGTGCTCATGGCACTACTGATGGATTATGTGATGACAAAAGTTGAAAAAAGACTCGTGCATAAGGGAAACGTGAATTGA
- the ppaX gene encoding pyrophosphatase PpaX yields MQIKENNIMAKINTVLFDFDGTIMDTNNVILQSWQHTFRTVEGKERPREEILSTFGEPLYVTMEKKLPQISVEEGAAIYRGFHYDHFTDLISLFPGIIELLEELKKRGIKIGLVTSRLRHTTEIGLNKFDMMKYFDSIVTCDDTEKFKPDPEPALVALQQLDAKPEETLMVGDSLYDILCARGAGIRSALVGWALAVSEEEKTGKDAPDYIIEKAEDLLEIL; encoded by the coding sequence ATGCAAATAAAGGAGAATAACATTATGGCAAAAATCAATACGGTGCTGTTTGACTTCGACGGCACAATTATGGATACAAACAATGTAATCCTACAGTCCTGGCAGCATACGTTCCGTACTGTTGAGGGCAAGGAGCGTCCTCGGGAAGAAATTCTGAGCACCTTTGGAGAACCGCTTTACGTAACCATGGAAAAAAAGCTTCCTCAGATTTCTGTTGAAGAAGGGGCAGCGATTTACCGTGGATTTCATTATGACCACTTTACAGATTTAATCAGCCTGTTTCCCGGCATCATAGAACTGCTTGAGGAACTGAAAAAGAGAGGCATAAAGATCGGGCTTGTAACCTCCAGACTGAGACATACTACGGAAATTGGCCTGAATAAATTTGATATGATGAAGTACTTTGATTCCATCGTAACCTGCGATGACACAGAAAAGTTCAAACCGGATCCGGAGCCTGCTTTGGTCGCATTACAACAGCTGGATGCGAAGCCTGAGGAGACCTTGATGGTAGGTGACAGTCTCTATGACATCCTGTGCGCAAGAGGCGCAGGAATTCGATCAGCTTTGGTGGGATGGGCTCTGGCAGTTTCAGAGGAAGAAAAAACAGGAAAAGATGCACCGGATTATATCATAGAAAAAGCGGAAGACTTGCTGGAAATTCTCTAA